TCACGATCATAgtattttttaagaaaaaaattcagttttataAATAAACTAGGGCATGAATTGCGACGCCTCACGCCAGGGTACTCtgaaaagtatgccggtgtTGTAGTATAGACTTTTCcgccgcatagactttccccccgaaaaaacgggcccgggatataTTTTCCCCTATAGGGAGAAAaagcgccccagcatataattcccccctatgtacaaagtcagtatagagttTCCCCCTGGGCGGGAAAACCGCCCTGGTATTGAATTGGTATGAAGTGTTGCAATTCATGTCTTCAAGTATTATTTATTtcctatatttacattctattttcatttatgttgAAATTAcaagccgttaaaatagacgaactatatttatcaagattcatacgtaCAATGTTCACACCTGCATCGCATTAATGAGGAagtgactatcattacaattggtaaagatagCGGAGGtaaaatcattggaaatgtaaatattacactTTGAACCGGTTCGGTTTTAGGTCAGTGAATCTTTAAAGAGAAGAATGCAGTACAAGAAGTTTGTCACCCACAATTCTAGGTAAGTCCATCAATTAGCAACTCACTAGATTCTTAACAGTGAAGAATCATTACTGATATAAAAATATGTGTTTGTAGTATAAATCATGAAATAGGAATATTTGTAACTTCGCttataaattaataaattatacCTTGTAGGAATCAGAAGACTTGCTGTTTCGCCAGAAAACTACAGATACCAATCTGGAAATTGTTCATATACTTTGCCCTTACCACAACCTTAGTGTTTGTGTTGCAAATGAAACATCAGCAAAATTCATGGGGAGTATCTACAACAGCAACCACTCCGAGTTCAACCACCACGAAAAATACACCAAAGCCAAttacaatgacgtcacaaacagATATCCTGAAATTCTACAACATATCATCTTATAAACATACACGGTTTCTAACTCACACTCACGACATTGATTTTGTTCGGTTTGTGAAAGAAGTAGAAAATGGCAAAAGTTTCAATCTGAAGCCAGTGAACGTAAGTCCTTATGTATACATTACGAACCCGACAACAAAGTGCACTATTCCACCCCTAAAAACGAGCGCCAATGTCAGCGTTTTGATTCTCATAAAGAGTGAACCAGATAATTTTCATCTTCGTCAGACAATACGATGGACGTGGGAATCTCAAACACAGTATCATGAGTACATAAGGATTGTGTTTCTACTGGGAATTTCCTCGGACCCAGAAGACAAAAATACGGATGTGTTGGTAGAACATGCGCGTTACAATGATATTGTGCAACAAAACTTCATTGACAAATACAGAAACCTTACACTTAAAACAGTGATGGGCTATAAATGGGCTGTGCAATATTGCCACGATGCATCACACGTACTGATCCAAGACGATGATTAtcattttaatgtaaagaaTCTGGATAgttatataaaaaaacaaagagACCAGGATTCGATTATGGCTGGAATTCTTCGATTGAAGTCACCAACCGTGCGGCGATCAACGAGTAAATACTATGTTTCCCCACAGGAATACGCACATGATATTTATCCTCCATTTTTGGTTGGCAATAGTTACATTATCAGTATGCATTTTGCCAAACAATTTACGACAATAATCCCGTATGTGAAAAGTATCCCTATGGCTGACACATTCATAGGTGTGCTAGCAATGAAACTGAACATCACCCTTCAAAACGAGGCCAGCTTCACCATTAAAAACTGTAACAGCATGGATAAAGTCATATCCTGTCGGGGTTATACGTCAAccaaagaaattttaaaagattggaAAAACTTTGTAAATAGAGCAAtattaaaaattaatatatagttATTAGtcacaaaaaaataaaacaacttgCCATGTGCAAAATCTTTCACTGAAATATGATATTGCTTTACCATGTTACATGTAGGAAAAAATCAATCTAATATACTCAATTGTCGGCTTCTTTTCGAATATTACACCAATTTTATTAAAATGCATTTATGAATAAATGTTCAGAAGTATTTCCATTTGTTGATTATTCTGTTGTATTTGCCTTTGCTAAGTTTTCAGGCAGTAATCTTATCAAATTAATGTGCCAGTTGTGCTTCCCGCTGCTAAGAGGTATTCAAAGTTTCTATAAAATCTTCCATGTTGATGAATTTGACAGTGAATGAGTTATAGATGGGATATTTACCATCAATTTAAAGAAAACTATCAACACTGCAAAATATACTCTCTCCCGTTTCACTTACAAAGGATACAAAGTCTGATTTACCGTGCATGGtacaatttgtgaaatatcTCATGTAAAAAATCTGtacatttatttttgttatttcaaaatcagactacatgtatttcctctGATTAAAAATTACATGAGGAATTAATAGGATTTCAGGGGACAAAGGAAGACACATGCAATCTTAACAGATTAGAAAGCACAACTTTCACCcatatgtatatcattttttaaaaaccatgagGATTCTAAGTTTAATCCGTTTCTAAagcattttataaaatgaaacCAAGCTTCTGTTACAGTTACTAAACCCGTTTAATGTACCATAGTGCCTCTTCCCTTTCGAGGATCAAAACACAACGTACTTCCAAGAAGCGAATTGCCGTACACATTTTTCCACCTTTGATTTGGGGATTCCTTGCTGGTGAATTTCGAGGGGGGAGGGTGTAaccatgaaataaaaataacaaaagaaTGCATATATGGAATTAAGGTCTCCAATTCTATTAATAAGAGCATCAATCTGCGTGAAGTACAGACCtctattataaatatatttatgatatataggTCTGAACTTTAGTAAGATTGTAAGAGCATTTGTTCACTAAATTCCAACGTCCTCCTCAGATTTCTGGCAATCATTTGGAGTTGGGCACCATATCGTTGGAAGGTTGATGATTTTTGACTGACAAAACCATACGTTGCAAATGTATTCacgacaaaaatatttttcaaaacttgataatacttttattttctgttttaaCTCGCATGCTGATGTTGTCACTAGCAGTGTATTTTGCATGtgataaaacaaaattcatatttcgttaatgttaatCAAATGATTTTGAGAATAACACGACTGTATCAAAATTACATAAATGTTTTCACAATATCGGAACATTATTACATTACTCTTCGTATAATTCCTCCCCACGTGTCATCATTTTACAAGATTAAACAGCACCATGCCCTATAATTTTAAGGGCGATTTTGAAAGCTATTTTGTAAACCAATTGTCTGAAATGCCTTTCATCAGTGTTAAATTGCCGTATCCTTCcattattagatatatatattttgaaatttgctCGTGCTCTCTACCGAGAAACTGGTCCTGGGATGTCATATAATCCTCCAATAATGAGGATATTGTGATGCGAACGACAGCAAAAAGTATGTTTAAACACGATTCATGTTCTACGCATCAGATTCCTGTCCTATATTAACTTGAAAATGACAGGTATTTTCACTGAATCGGTCTCAATTTTACACGTTCAAAAACGTGTGCAGGGTCAACATCCAATAGCACAGCGACCACCAACGACTTATATTAATGTGTTAAAGAATGAAGCAAACGAGGAGTCATGTTGTGACAATAGTATGTCCAATTCAGGCAACAGAGACAGGTATTTGAACGCGGATGATTCTCCAACAGAATATcttttatcgaatgaaaatgcCCACAAACTGCGCCGATCGAAGAGAGTTCGGGAGTCACAGAAGAGACGTGTGATTCAATATTTGATAAAGAATCGGGCATGagaaattaacttttttatacattttttggGGGGTATATTTGTTAAGTTCGGATACATCTTCGCGTGAAAAAAAGATTATCATTTTTTAGAATGATTTTGATGACTCGTGGAAAAAAATTCGTCAGTCTTGATCTCATGGAGTGTTATCTTTCAGAGATCTATACACggtgtttgtttgttatttttcgTTCCATTTAtgaattttcactcataagtGGACATCACAAGTTGTACataggtgaagtatcacaaatttttaCCCATGCATGGCGCTCAAGAACGCAGGACTTAGTGAGTGTTCTCACAGACTCGAGACATTTTagatattcatatacatgtaatttaaaaattGTCCTCCAGTAAACAATAGTTtatttacaggaagacaatatCTAAAAATTTGAGAGCCTGTGGACGTTCTCTATCGTGTCAACACATACTCTAACACGGGTCTTATTTCCGAAAGGCCCATGATGTCACTTTTAATTCCGCGCGCTTACAAGTGAAGAAATAGTGAAGAAATAGCTAACTACCGCGTCTAGACGGGAAAGACGACTAGAATTTGGTTTCCTTATGAATGACATATAACTTTAAATCGTGACTTGTCTGCATGCTAGAATTCAATGGagaaaattaaagtttaaaGTATTAGATAACAGATACATATCTTCATTCATTATTAAAgtctgaaactttaaaaaaaaataattacacgAATGGTGTGCAGAAAAATTGAGTAACGAGTTTGAGCGTATTATGAGTATTTATATCACTCCTAATTTGAGCGTATAATGAGTATGTATACCACTTCTAGTCAGAGCGTATTATGAGTATTTATATGACTTCTAGTCAGAGCGTATTATGAG
This genomic window from Ostrea edulis chromosome 4, xbOstEdul1.1, whole genome shotgun sequence contains:
- the LOC125671241 gene encoding beta-1,3-galactosyltransferase 5-like; this translates as MQYKKFVTHNSRNQKTCCFARKLQIPIWKLFIYFALTTTLVFVLQMKHQQNSWGVSTTATTPSSTTTKNTPKPITMTSQTDILKFYNISSYKHTRFLTHTHDIDFVRFVKEVENGKSFNLKPVNVSPYVYITNPTTKCTIPPLKTSANVSVLILIKSEPDNFHLRQTIRWTWESQTQYHEYIRIVFLLGISSDPEDKNTDVLVEHARYNDIVQQNFIDKYRNLTLKTVMGYKWAVQYCHDASHVLIQDDDYHFNVKNLDSYIKKQRDQDSIMAGILRLKSPTVRRSTSKYYVSPQEYAHDIYPPFLVGNSYIISMHFAKQFTTIIPYVKSIPMADTFIGVLAMKLNITLQNEASFTIKNCNSMDKVISCRGYTSTKEILKDWKNFVNRAILKINI